The Acidaminococcus fermentans DSM 20731 sequence GGGGCAGCTGGTGCTCCAATACTGGAAAGTGCTGGAAAAACTGGCGGGAGCGCTGCTGATCCTGCTGGGTCTGTTTTTAAGCGGCCTGTGGACGCCCCTGTTCCTGCTCCGGGACCGGCGGCCTTTCCTGCAGCAGAAAAAGCAGGGAGTCCTGGGTTCCTTCCTGCTGGGCGCGGCTTTTACCTTGGGCTGGACTCCCTGTACCGGCCCCATCCTTACCGGCATCCTGATGGCCGCCGGCAGCCGGCAGACCGTACAGGAAGGTGTGTTCCTGCTGCTGGCCTATGCCCTGGGCTTCTGTGTGCCATTCCTTTTGGCGGCTCTTTTCTGGGAAAAGATCGGTCCCCATCTGCGCCGGCATTATGCCTGGCTGCCCCGGATCCAGAAGATCCTGGGCCTGTTCCTGGTGCTGTTCGGCCTGCTCATGATCAGCGGCATGGCCCTGCGGGTGATGGCGGTTTTGGCAGGATAGGGAAGGGGGCTGTTGCCCGGGTAACAGCCCCTGTCAGCTGTCAGCTGTCAACGGTCGCAGCCGATGGAAATCAATTTTTGCAAATTGATTTTAACACTGCCTGCAATATTCTCTGTTTTCAGATTTCTTTCGTTTTGGAGTATGCTATAATAGATTTACAGTATACTGTTGAAGGATAGGATACAGTTTTCCCTGTTTTGTTTTTCCAAAGGAGGTTGATTGTTATGGATGGAGTCCAAAAGAAAAAGGGAATGCCTCTGGCCGGGCAGATTTTCATTGCCCTGATCCTGGGCATCATTGCCGGCCTGGCCCTTCAGGGCAATGTGAAATTTGCCGTTACCTACATCAAACCATTCGGGACGATTTTTCTGAATCTTGTGAAATTCATCGTAGGGCCCATTGTCCTGTTTTCCATTATGGCAGGGGTGGTATCCCTCAGTGATATCCGGAAACTGGGATCCATCGGCGGCATTACCCTGGTCTATTACTTTTTTACCACTGCCATTGCCACCACCATCGGGCTGATTATCGCCAACAGCTTCAAGCCCCTGTTTCCGGTTCTGTCCACGGCGGATCTGGCCTTTAAGGTCAAAAATGCCAGCCCCGGGCCCATGAAAATGCTGGTGGATCTGTTCCCCTCCAATTTTCTGGCTCCGCTGACCAGCGCCAATATGCTCCAGGTCATCGTCATGGCCCTTTTGATCGGGATTGCCATCATCGCCCTGGGAGAGAAGGGAGAAAAGGCGGCCGCTTTCATCAATACCTGGAATGATGTATTCATGAAAGTCATGGAAATGATCCTGGCCCTGTCTCCCATCGGGGTATTCTGCCTGCTGTGCCCGGTGATTGCACAGAACGGGACGGCGGTGATCGGCTCCCTGGCCAAGGTGATCCTCTGTGCCTACATTGCCTATGCCCTCCATGCCATCCTGGTCTATTCCATGGCTGTCCGGGCCATCGGAGGCATGAGCCCGCTGAAATTCTTCAAAGGGATGATGCCGGCCATGCTGTTTGCCTTTTCCAGCGCCTCTTCCGTAGGGACCCTTCCCATCAACATGGAATGTGCCAACAAGCTTGGAGCCTCCAGGGAAGTCACCAGTTTTGCCCTGCCTCTGGGGGCAACCATCAACATGGACGGTACGGCCATCTATCAGGGGGTCTGCGCCGTATTCATCGCATCCTGCTACGGAATCGACCTGACCCTGCCCCAGATGCTCACCATTGTGATCACCGCCACCCTGGCTTCCGTGGGGACGGCCGGTGTGCCGGGGGCCGGGATGATCATGCTGGCCATGGTGCTGGCTTCGGTGAACCTGCCGGTGGACGGCATTGCCCTGGTGGCCGGTGTGGACCGGATCTTCGATATGGGCCGGACCACCCTGAACATCACCGGTGACGCCTCCTGTGCCATTATC is a genomic window containing:
- a CDS encoding cytochrome c biogenesis CcdA family protein, which produces MGSLTLGAAFGAGFLSFLSPCVLPMLPTFLLLLAGSGAEKEQGRGGLLLNTLAFLGGFTLVFLTMGATATLVGQLVLQYWKVLEKLAGALLILLGLFLSGLWTPLFLLRDRRPFLQQKKQGVLGSFLLGAAFTLGWTPCTGPILTGILMAAGSRQTVQEGVFLLLAYALGFCVPFLLAALFWEKIGPHLRRHYAWLPRIQKILGLFLVLFGLLMISGMALRVMAVLAG
- a CDS encoding dicarboxylate/amino acid:cation symporter, which produces MDGVQKKKGMPLAGQIFIALILGIIAGLALQGNVKFAVTYIKPFGTIFLNLVKFIVGPIVLFSIMAGVVSLSDIRKLGSIGGITLVYYFFTTAIATTIGLIIANSFKPLFPVLSTADLAFKVKNASPGPMKMLVDLFPSNFLAPLTSANMLQVIVMALLIGIAIIALGEKGEKAAAFINTWNDVFMKVMEMILALSPIGVFCLLCPVIAQNGTAVIGSLAKVILCAYIAYALHAILVYSMAVRAIGGMSPLKFFKGMMPAMLFAFSSASSVGTLPINMECANKLGASREVTSFALPLGATINMDGTAIYQGVCAVFIASCYGIDLTLPQMLTIVITATLASVGTAGVPGAGMIMLAMVLASVNLPVDGIALVAGVDRIFDMGRTTLNITGDASCAIIVTHLLEKKRK